One Paraburkholderia phytofirmans OLGA172 genomic window carries:
- a CDS encoding recombination-associated protein RdgC, translating into MWFKNLQLHRLPAPWSVTPEQMEKWLAPHAFAPGNSVEMQSHGWASPRDNGSLVYSLNGQMLLVFRTEKKLLPASVVTQVTKARALELEEQQGFKPGRKQMRELKEQVTDELLPRAFSIRRDTRVWIDTRNGWLVIDAGSQAVADEVRGLLVKSIDQLPLGTVRVTQSPVAAMTEWLLSGEGPAGFTLDQDTELRSPTEGNATVRYVGHTLDAEDMRRHIEAGKQCMRLAMTWNDRVSFVLTPTLTIKRIAPLDVLKEASDPTAQNDDERFDSDVTLMTAELDRMLGDLLDALGGEQGEAMPQAAAA; encoded by the coding sequence ATGTGGTTCAAAAACCTTCAGTTGCACCGTCTCCCCGCTCCGTGGTCCGTCACCCCTGAACAGATGGAGAAATGGCTCGCGCCGCACGCGTTCGCGCCCGGCAACAGCGTCGAGATGCAAAGCCACGGCTGGGCGTCGCCGCGCGACAACGGCTCGCTGGTGTATTCGCTCAATGGTCAGATGCTGCTGGTGTTTCGCACCGAAAAGAAACTGCTGCCCGCTTCAGTCGTCACGCAAGTGACCAAGGCGCGTGCGCTCGAACTCGAAGAGCAGCAGGGCTTCAAACCCGGCCGCAAGCAGATGCGCGAACTCAAGGAACAGGTGACCGACGAACTGTTGCCGCGCGCCTTCAGCATCCGCCGCGATACACGCGTGTGGATCGATACCAGAAACGGCTGGCTCGTGATCGATGCCGGCTCGCAAGCGGTCGCCGACGAAGTGCGCGGCCTGCTGGTGAAATCGATCGATCAACTGCCGCTCGGCACGGTGCGCGTCACGCAATCGCCGGTTGCGGCGATGACCGAATGGCTGCTTTCCGGTGAAGGTCCCGCGGGTTTCACGCTCGACCAGGACACCGAGTTGCGCTCGCCGACGGAAGGCAACGCGACAGTGCGCTACGTTGGGCATACTTTGGACGCCGAAGATATGCGCCGTCATATCGAAGCCGGCAAGCAATGCATGCGGCTTGCGATGACGTGGAACGATCGTGTCTCGTTCGTGCTGACGCCAACGCTCACGATCAAGCGTATCGCGCCGCTCGACGTCCTCAAGGAAGCGAGCGATCCCACCGCGCAGAACGATGACGAGCGCTTCGATTCCGACGTCACGCTGATGACCGCCGAACTCGACCGCATGCTGGGCGATCTGCTCGACGCGTTGGGCGGCGAGCAGGGCGAGGCGATGCCGCAAGCTGCGGCTGCCTGA